The sequence ACCCGGCGCGATTTGACTTCAAGGTAGGGTTTGACGTTGTCCATGGCCTTGGAAAAGACCTCCATCGGATCCTTGCCGGTCTTCTCCTGAACGATGTCCATGGCTTCGTAGAACGTGCGCTCGGCCAGGCTCTTCTTGCCGTCGTGCATGATGTTATTGATGAAACGGGTGACCAATTCGCTCTGGTAGCGGGCATCGGGCACCTTGGTGCGGTTCTCGGACTTCTTCTTGCGCCCCATCGATTCAACTCCTTCTGGAAGGTCGGATTACGCCCGCCCCCTATTTGTCCTTGGGTTTCTTGACGCCGTAGAGGGATCGGCCCTGCCGGCGCGGGTTGCCTTCCTTGTCGGTCTCCACTCCCATGCAGTCCAGGGCCCCGCGGACGATATGGTAGCGGACCCCGGGCAGGTCCTTGACTCTGCCGCCCCGGACCAGGACGATCGAGTGCTCCTGGAGGTTATGACCCACGCCGGGGATGTAGGCGGTCACTTCCTGGTTGTTGGTCAACCGGACCCTGGCGATCTTGCGCAGGGCCGAATTGGGTTTTTTGGGCGTGGCCGTCTTGACCTGGAGACAGACTCCGCGCCGCTGCGGGCAGGCGTGCAGGGCGGGCGCCTTTTTCTTCTTGGAGATCTTCTTTCTCCCGTTGCGTATCAGCTGATTGATCGTGGGCATGGTAACGGCTCCCTTGCTTTAACTGTCCATCAATTCTTCGGGTATCTCGGGTTTCTTCTCCTCGCCGATGACCGATACCCGCGTGCTCTTGAGAGCGGGGAAGCCGGTTCCGGCCGGGATCAGGTGACCCATTATGACATTTTCCTTGAAGCCCTTGAGATAGTCAACCTTCCCGCTGGCGGCGGCGTCGGTGAGAATCCGGGTCGTCTCCTGGAAAGAGGCGGCCGAAATGAAACTTTCCGTGGCCAGGGACGCCTTGGTGATGCCCAGGAGCAGGTTCTTCGATTTGGCCGGGCGCCCTCCCGACTCCCGCACCCGCCGGTTCTCCTTGAGGAAGGTGAACCGGTCGACCTGTTCGTCGAAGAGGAAGACGGTATCGCCGGGGTCGACGACCCTGACTTTCCCCAGCATCTGGCTGACGATGACCTCGATGTGCTTGTCGTTGATCTTGACGCTCTGTGCCCGGTAAACCTCCTGGACCTGGTTGACCAGGTATTCCTGGAGGGCT is a genomic window of bacterium containing:
- the rpsG gene encoding 30S ribosomal protein S7, whose amino-acid sequence is MGRKKKSENRTKVPDARYQSELVTRFINNIMHDGKKSLAERTFYEAMDIVQEKTGKDPMEVFSKAMDNVKPYLEVKSRRVGGATYQVPVEVSNDRRVALAIRWIIGFARARKGMPFNQRLAGELIDAYENQGAAVKKKQNTHKMAEANKAFAHYRW
- the rpsL gene encoding 30S ribosomal protein S12, with translation MPTINQLIRNGRKKISKKKKAPALHACPQRRGVCLQVKTATPKKPNSALRKIARVRLTNNQEVTAYIPGVGHNLQEHSIVLVRGGRVKDLPGVRYHIVRGALDCMGVETDKEGNPRRQGRSLYGVKKPKDK